In the genome of Brachionichthys hirsutus isolate HB-005 unplaced genomic scaffold, CSIRO-AGI_Bhir_v1 contig_955, whole genome shotgun sequence, one region contains:
- the LOC137914183 gene encoding ATP-dependent DNA/RNA helicase DHX36-like translates to MSYGGRRGRRGGRGHRDGSGERLDRGAGAGRSRGHSSDFEGNRAAGEQSDRPPPHLKGREIGMWYAKYGAVRRKQADRRSRAVVQMDEAREQHITQLLNSVQSDQARQDGRIRNPIVSMSGSGHAAVSREGHCYFDGDAPEEEKHQTGIKNEEEDEEFIPDQKKSTHKSKRHCSATVVKDELPDHWDEEEEEQQQQEEEDYKGKQRRNDKDVEFLFQEVVRDSSLDDRLKRDLQNKKSDPKYKEMLKFREKLPSYGRKEELVQLINANRVLVVSGETGCGKTTQVTQFILDDYINRGMGSMCRVICTQPRRISAISIAERVAAERAESVGNGNSCGYQIRLQSRLPRRQGSVLYCTTGIILQWLRSDPLLSSISHLVLDEIHERNLQSDVLLIIVKDLLNLRDDLKVILMSATLNAQKFSKYFDHCPMVHIPGLTFPVEEFLLEDIVELTRYCPQNLDRRPQWKKTFWQGKNCRPEKEEKEAEYRESWPGYARTLEGRYSDGTIRTVEMLDNDEKIDLELIHALIRHIVLKEEEGAILVFLPGWDNISSLNDLLMAQQMFKSDRFVIIPLHSLMPTANQTQVFKKPPPGVRKIVIATNIAETSITIDDVVYVIDGGKIKETHFDTDNNISTMTEEWVSLANAKQRKGRAGRVCPGKCYHLYNGLRASLLDAYQLPEIMRTPLEELCLHIKILKLGYIARFLEKALDPPTEKAVNLAIKNLNDLNALDHSENLTALGFHLGRLPVEPHIGKLILFGALLGCINPVLTIAASLSFKDPFFIPLGKEKMADMRRKALSQNSKSDHLTIVNAFQGWEEAKKRGARHEREYCWDNFLSANTLQMLHNMKGQFAEHLMSTGFVSSKDPKDPKSNINSDNEKLIKAVIVAGLYPKVAMIKPSYSKKRPGVKVYTQADGKVCIHPKSVNCEETEFNYRWLIYHLKMRTSNIFLYDCTEVSPFSLLFFGGDITIQRDENEETVAVDRWIVFRSPARIAHLVKSLKEELDSRLEDKIRNPAPVDWQNAQSKDCAVFTAIVDLITTQEKPAGSAKGCDRTWPSAQRGQHICFDDDDDD, encoded by the exons ATGAGTTACGGTGGGagaagaggcagaagaggaggtCGAGGACACAGAGATGGAAGCGGAGAGAGATTGGACAGAGGTGCAGGAGCTGGACGCTCGAGAGGACACAGCTCCGACTTTGAAGGGAACCGAGCAGCGGGTGAACAGTCGGACCGTCCCCCGCCACACCTGAAGGGCCGTGAGATTGGAATGTGGTACGCAAAATATGGAGCCGTCAGGAGGAAACAGGCCGATCGGAGATCG CGCGCTGTGGTCCAGATGGATGAGGCTAGAGAGCAGCACATCACTCAGCTGCTTAACTCGGTCCAGAGCGATCAGGCTCGTCAAGACGGGCGCATCAGGAATCCAATAGTCTCCATGTCTGGAAGTGGACATGCAGCTGTCAGTAGAGAGGGCCATTG TTATTTTGATGGGGAtgcacctgaagaagagaagcATCAGACTGGGATTAaaaatgaggaagaagatgaagaattTATTCCAGACCAGAAGAAGTCTACTCATAAATCAAAAAG acactGCTCTGCTACAGTTGTTAAAGATGAGCTGCCAGACCActgggatgaggaagaggaggagcagcagcagcaggaggaggaggattataAAGGGAAGCAGAGAAGGAATGACAAGGATGTGGAGTTTTTATTTCAAGAAGTAGTCAGGGACAGTTCACTGGATGACCGCTTGAAGAGAGACCTGCAGAACAAAAAATCAGATCCCAAGTACAAAGAAATGCTG AAATTTAGGGAAAAACTTCCATCCTATGGTAGGAAAGAG GAACTGGTGCAGCTAATCAACGCGAACCGTGTGCTGGTGGTGAGTGGGGAAACAGGCTGTGGAAAAACCACTCAGGTCACACAATTCATCCTGGATGACTATATCAACAGAGGCATGGGCTCGATGTGCCGTGTGATCTGCACTCAGCCTCGTCGCATCAGTGCCATCTCG ATAGCAGAGCGCGTAGCAGCGGAGAGGGCAGAAAGTGTAGGGAATGGAAATTCTTGCGGTTACCAAATCCGCCTGCAGAG CCGGTTGCCACGGAGACAAGGCTCAGTCCTATACTGTACAACAGGCATCATTCTTCAGTGGCTTCGTTCAGACCC ATTGTTGTCCAGTATCAGCCATCTGGTCCTGGATGAGATCCATGAGAGGAACCTGCAATCGGATGTTCTGCTCATCATCGTAAAGGACCTACTCAACCTCAGAGATGACCTCAAGGTTATCCTCATGAGTGCCACTCTCAACGCACAGAAGTTTTCTAAATATTTTG ATCATTGCCCAATGGTCCACATTCCTGGATTGACATTTCCAGTTGAAGAGTTCCTACTCGAGGACATTGTGGAACTAACCAG GTATTGTCCCCAGAATCTGGACCGTCGCCCTCAGTggaagaaaacattttggcaGGGAAAGAACTGCAGACctgaaaaggaggagaaagaggctGAATACCGGGAGAGCTGGCCTGGTTATGCTCGCACGCTGGAGGGCCG ATACTCTGATGGCACCATTAGGACAGTGGAGATGTTGGACAATGATGAGAAGATTGACCTGGAGCTCATCCACGCACTGATTCGTCACATTGTGCTCAAAGAAGAG GAAGGAGCGATCTTGGTTTTCCTGCCTGGCTGGGACAACATCAGCTCTCTCAATGACCTGCTCATGGCTCAGCAGATGTTCAAATCAG ATCGTTTCGTTATCATCCCTTTGCACTCCCTCATGCCGACCGCCAATCAGACGCAG GTGTTCAAAAAGCCTCCTCCTGGAGTTAGAAAGATCGTGATTGCCACCAACATAGCTGaaaccag CATCACCATAGATGACGTCGTTTATGTGATAGATGGCGGCAAGATTAAGGAGACCCACTTTGACACCGACAACAACATCAGCACCATGACAGAGGAGTGGGTTAGTCTGGCCAATGCTAAACAGAGGAAAGGACGAgctggcag GGTGTGTCCGGGGAAGTGCTATCATCTGTACAATGGTCTCAGGGCAAGCCTGCTGGATGCCTACCAGCTACCAGAAATCATGAGGACGCCACTGGAGGAGCTGTGCCTCCATATCAAG ATATTAAAACTCGGGTATATAGCTCGATTCCTGGAGAAAGCCCTGGACCCTCCCACTGAAAAGGCCGTCAACCTCGCCATCAAGAACCTCAACGacctg AATGCCCTGGACCATTCGGAGAACCTGACGGCACTGGGTTTCCACCTGGGTCGCCTGCCTGTAGAACCTCACATTGGGAAACTCATCCTATTCGGGGCTCTGCTGGGCTGCATCAACCCCGTGCTCACCATCGCCGCCTCGCTCAGTTTCAAAGACCCGTTCTTTATACCCCTG GGGAAGGAAAAGATGGCAGACATGAGAAGAAAGGCCTTGTCCCAGAACTCCAAGAGCGACCACCTGACTATTGTCAATGCCTTCCAG GGCTGGGAGGAAGCGAAGAAACGGGGTGCCAGGCATGAGCGGGAGTACTGCTGGGATAACTTCCTGTCTGCCAACACGCTCCAG atgctgcacaaCATGAAGGGTCAGTTTGCTGAGCATCTAATGTCTACAGGTTTTGTCAGCAGTAAAGATCCTAAAGACCCCAAGTCGAACATCAACTCCG ATAATGAGAAGTTAATCAAGGCAGTGATTGTAGCTGGTCTTTACCCGAAGGTGGCCATGATCAAACCGTCTTACAGCAAAAAGAGGCCGGG GGTGAAGGTGTACACCCAAGCCGATGGAAAGGTTTGCATCCACCCAAAATCTGTCAATTGTGAGGAGACTGAGTTCAACTATCGGTGGCTCATCTACCACCTCAAGATGAGAACCAGCAAT ATCTTCCTGTACGACTGCACAGAGGTGTCTCCATTCTCGCTTCTGTTCTTTGGGGGGGATATCACAATCCAAAGAGACGAGAACGAGGAGACCGTGGCAGTGGACCGGTGGATCGTCTTCAGATCCCCGGCACGTATTGCCCACCTTGTCAAG aGTCTAAAAGAAGAGCTGGATTCTCGACTGGAAGACAAAATTCGCAACCCTGCCCCTGTGGATTGGCAAAACGCTCAGTCCAAAGATTGTGCGGTCTTCACGGCCATCGTGGACCTGATCACCACTCAAGAGAAGCCTGCAGGCAGCGCTAAGGGCTGCGACAGGACGTGGCCATCTGCCCAGAGGGGACAACACATTTGCTTcgacgatgacgacgatgacTAG